In one window of Calypte anna isolate BGI_N300 chromosome 27, bCalAnn1_v1.p, whole genome shotgun sequence DNA:
- the LOC115599765 gene encoding LOW QUALITY PROTEIN: uncharacterized protein LOC115599765 (The sequence of the model RefSeq protein was modified relative to this genomic sequence to represent the inferred CDS: deleted 2 bases in 1 codon), whose amino-acid sequence MNPRLQWLPWLYGTTDCFGLFSAGKYERTECIRQSPYHYLGCFAFDRGLSENYYFPITSLGLRQCRAAIKGSPALCSLIHFSCLLLLGNQVNISSRAMSCCQPCGQSCGPTPLASSCNEPCCRQCQSSIVVIEPSPVVVTLPGPILSSFPQNTAVGSSTSAAVGSILSCNGVPINSGCCDLSCISSCYRCPPAKHPGNVPGKNLSQPQDVVLGTR is encoded by the exons ATGAATCCGAGGCTCCAATGGCTTCCATGGCTTTATGGGACCACAGATTGTTTTGGACTGTTCAGTGCAGGGAAGTATGAGCGGACTGAGTGCATCC GACAAAGCCCATACCATTACCTGGGATGCTTTGCATTTGACAGGGGCTTGTCAGAAAATTATTACTTCCCAATTACTTCCCTG GGCCTGAGGCAGTGCAGGGCTGCTATAAaaggcagcccagctctctgctctctcaTCCACTTCTCTTGTCTCCTTCTCCTTGGGAATCAG GTGAACATCTCTTCTAGAGCCatgtcctgctgccagccctgcggCCAGTCCTGTGGCCCAACCCCTCTGGCCAGCAGCTGCAATGAGCCCTGTtgcaggcagtgccagagctcCATCGTTGTCATTGAGCCCTCCCCCGTGGTGGTGACCCTGCCCGGACCtatcctcagctccttcccacagaaCACCGCCGTGGGctcctccacctctgctgctgttggcagcatcctcagctgtaATGGAGTGCCCATCAACTCTGGCTGCTGTGACCTCTCCTGCATTTCCAGCTGCTACAGATGCCCCCCTGCTAAACATCCTGGCAATGTCCCTGGCAAGAACCTCTCACAGCCTCAGGACGTAGTGCTGGGCACAAGATAG
- the LOC115599767 gene encoding LOW QUALITY PROTEIN: uncharacterized protein LOC115599767 (The sequence of the model RefSeq protein was modified relative to this genomic sequence to represent the inferred CDS: deleted 1 base in 1 codon), with product MGLLSNDEKAPDYAPGVSVRRHLGAGDYGFRRSKGVNEKVEYRKPGHGPYHHLGRFAFERGLSENYYFPTGALGLRQCRTTIKGSPALCSLIHFSCLLLLGNQVNLSPRDMSCYNQCQPCCQPCGPTPLASSCNEPCCRQCQSSIVVIEPSPVVVTLPGPILSSFPQNTVVGSSTSAAVGSILSCDGVPINSGGVDLSCITSRYCGRRCPPC from the exons ATGGGGTTGCTCAGCAACGATGAAAAAGCCCCAGACTATGCTCCTGGAGTCAGTGTAAGAAGGCACCTAGGGGCAGGAGACTATGGGTTCAGGAGG TCGAAGGGAGTAAATGAAAAGGTAGAGTACAGGAAACCAGGGCACGGCCCATACCATCACCTGGGACGATTTGCATTTGAGAGGGGCTTGTCAGAAAATTATTACTTCCCAACAGGTGCC CTGGGCCTGAGGCAGTGCAGGACTACTATAAaaggcagcccagctctctgctctctcaTCCACTTCTCTTGCCTCCTTCTCCTTGGGAATCAG GTGAACCTCTCTCCCAGAGACATGTCCTGCTACAaccagtgccagccctgctgccagccctgtggCCCAACCCCTCTGGCCAGCAGCTGCAATGAGCCCTGTtgcaggcagtgccagagctcCATCGTTGTCATTGAGCCCTCCCCCGTGGTGGTGACCCTGCCCggacccatcctcagctccttcccacagaaCACCGTCGTGGGCTCCTCTACCTCTGCTGCCgttggcagcatcctcagctgtgATGGAGTGCCCATCAACTCCGGAGGTGTGGACCTCTCCTGCATTACCAGCCGCTACTGTGGCAGAAGATGCCCCCCTTGCTAA
- the LOC115599772 gene encoding LOW QUALITY PROTEIN: uncharacterized protein LOC115599772 (The sequence of the model RefSeq protein was modified relative to this genomic sequence to represent the inferred CDS: deleted 1 base in 1 codon) yields MPAFNKFDLLGYIEGIMLKPGNVPYHYLGCFAFDRGLSEKHYFQQVPLGLRQCRAAIKGSPALCSLIDFSHLLLLGNQVNLSPRDMSCNEKCQPCCQPCGQSCGPTPLASSCNEPCCRQCQSSIVVIEPSPVVVTLPGPILSSFPQNTVVGSSTSAAVGSILSCDGVPINSGCCDLSCIASCYRCPPAKHPGNVPGKNLSGP; encoded by the exons ATGCCAGCCTTCAACAAATTCGACCTCCTCGGATATATTGAGGGCATAATGCT GAAACCAGGAAATGTCCCATACCATTACCTGGGATGCTTTGCATTTGACAGGGGCTTGTCAGAGAAGCATTACTTC CAACAGGTGCCTCTGGGCCTGAGGCAGTGCAGGGCTGCTATAAaaggcagcccagctctctgctccctcaTCGACTTTTCTCACCTCCTTCTCCTTGGGAATCAG GTGAACCTCTCTCCCAGAGACATGTCCTGCAACGAGaagtgccagccctgctgccagccctgcggCCAGTCCTGTGGCCCAACCCCTCTGGCCAGCAGCTGCAATGAGCCCTGTtgcaggcagtgccagagctcCATCGTTGTCATTGAGCCCTCCCCCGTGGTGGTGACCCTGCCCGGACCCATCCTTAGCTCCTTCCCACAGAACACCGTCGTGGGCTCCTCCACCTCCGCTGCtgttggcagcatcctcagctgtgATGGAGTGCCCATCAACTCTGGCTGCTGTGACCTCTCCTGCATTGCCAGCTGCTACAGATGCCCCCCTGCTAAACATCCTGGCAATGTCCCTGGCAAGAACCTCTCAGGACCTTAG